From one Burkholderia pyrrocinia genomic stretch:
- a CDS encoding thiamine pyrophosphate-binding protein: MSKKTTVGELIAAFLEQCGVKTAFGVISIHNMPILDAIHSRGNIRYVGARGEAGAVNMADGLARVSGGLGVAFTSTGTAAGNAAGAMVEALTAGTAMLHITGQIETPYLDQDLAYIHEAPDQLTMLDAISKAAFRVRTVETVLPTIREAVRIAQTAPTGPVSVEIPIDIQAAEIEWPEDLAPAHITVREHDAARVAKLADALAAKRRPLLWLGGGARHAREEVERLVKLGFGVVTSVQGRGVLPEDHPATLGAFNVHASVEAFYKTCDALVVVGSRLRGNETLKYKLALPQPLFRVDADALADNRGYRNELFVHGDSKRVLAELADRLEGRLSVDPQFASDLAAAREQAVADVAKGLGPYKQLVDTLQGAVGRDYNWVRDVTISNSTWGNRLLKIFEPRAGVHALGGGIGQGIQMGIGAALAGAAAKTVCLVGDGGLMVNVGELVTAVQENANVMIVLMNDQCYGVIRNIQDAHYGGRRCFVQLHQPDFAQFCASFGLTHYRITSLDQAEAIVRDGLAKEGPVMVEVDMLSVGSFASQFAGPPVKKEAPSERQYA; the protein is encoded by the coding sequence ATGTCTAAAAAAACCACGGTTGGCGAGCTGATTGCCGCCTTTCTCGAGCAGTGCGGCGTGAAAACCGCATTCGGTGTCATCTCGATCCACAACATGCCGATCCTCGACGCGATCCACTCGCGCGGCAACATCCGCTATGTCGGCGCGCGCGGCGAAGCGGGCGCGGTGAACATGGCCGATGGCCTGGCCCGCGTGTCGGGCGGCCTCGGCGTCGCGTTCACGAGCACGGGCACGGCAGCCGGTAACGCAGCCGGCGCGATGGTCGAGGCGCTGACGGCCGGCACCGCGATGCTGCACATCACGGGGCAGATCGAGACGCCGTACCTCGACCAGGATCTCGCGTACATCCACGAAGCGCCCGACCAGTTGACGATGCTGGACGCGATCTCGAAGGCCGCGTTCCGCGTGCGCACGGTCGAAACCGTGTTGCCGACGATCCGCGAAGCCGTGCGCATCGCGCAGACCGCGCCGACGGGCCCCGTGTCGGTCGAGATTCCGATCGACATCCAGGCCGCCGAAATCGAATGGCCGGAAGATCTCGCGCCGGCGCACATCACGGTGCGCGAGCACGACGCCGCACGCGTCGCGAAGCTCGCCGACGCGCTCGCGGCCAAGCGCCGCCCGCTGCTGTGGCTCGGCGGCGGCGCGCGCCACGCCCGCGAGGAAGTCGAACGCCTCGTGAAGCTCGGCTTCGGCGTGGTGACGAGCGTGCAGGGCCGCGGCGTGCTGCCCGAGGATCATCCGGCGACGCTCGGCGCGTTCAACGTGCACGCGTCCGTCGAAGCGTTCTACAAGACCTGCGACGCACTCGTCGTGGTCGGCTCGCGCCTGCGCGGCAACGAGACGCTGAAGTACAAGCTCGCGCTGCCGCAACCGCTGTTCCGCGTCGATGCCGACGCGCTCGCCGACAACCGCGGTTATCGCAACGAGTTGTTCGTGCACGGCGATTCGAAGCGCGTGCTGGCCGAACTGGCCGACCGCCTCGAAGGCCGCCTGTCGGTCGATCCGCAGTTCGCGTCCGATCTCGCGGCGGCCCGCGAGCAGGCCGTCGCCGATGTGGCGAAGGGCCTCGGGCCCTACAAGCAGCTCGTCGATACGCTGCAAGGCGCCGTCGGCCGCGACTACAACTGGGTGCGCGACGTGACGATCTCGAACAGCACGTGGGGCAACCGCCTGCTGAAGATCTTCGAACCGCGCGCGGGCGTGCATGCGCTCGGCGGCGGCATCGGCCAGGGCATTCAGATGGGCATCGGTGCGGCGCTCGCGGGCGCAGCCGCGAAGACGGTCTGCCTCGTCGGCGACGGCGGCCTGATGGTCAACGTCGGCGAGCTGGTGACGGCCGTGCAGGAAAACGCGAACGTGATGATCGTGCTGATGAACGACCAGTGCTACGGCGTGATCCGCAACATCCAGGACGCGCACTACGGTGGCCGCCGCTGCTTCGTCCAGCTGCACCAGCCCGATTTCGCGCAGTTCTGCGCGAGCTTCGGCCTCACGCATTACCGGATCACGTCGCTCGACCAGGCCGAGGCGATCGTGCGCGACGGGCTCGCGAAGGAAGGGCCGGTGATGGTCGAGGTCGACATGCTGTCGGTCGGCTCGTTCGCATCGCAGTTCGCAGGCCCGCCGGTGAAGAAGGAAGCGCCGTCGGAGCGCCAGTATGCGTAA